Proteins encoded by one window of Lutibacter sp. A64:
- a CDS encoding prephenate dehydrogenase, whose amino-acid sequence MEKLVVIGLGLIGGSLALDLKKRGNYKVYGVDQNPEHIKKALELGIIDEEISLSEVADAAVVIISVPVNIIANITKQVLDIVSDKTLVFDVGSVKNNICKAVENHKNRKNFVAAHPLAGTEFSGPQAAILNLFDHKVNIICEADKTDWKILDKAISLFKLLDMRIKMMQPVEHDRHIAYVSHLSHISSFMLGKTVLQIEKNEQAIFDMASTGFASTVRLAKSNADTWAPIFLENKENVIRSLDEYIKNLSEFKTLIENADDNGLRVIMKDTNYIKSILNGIKEND is encoded by the coding sequence ATGGAAAAATTAGTAGTTATTGGTTTAGGTTTAATAGGTGGTTCCTTAGCATTAGATTTAAAAAAGAGAGGAAATTATAAAGTCTATGGAGTTGATCAAAACCCAGAGCACATAAAAAAAGCACTAGAACTAGGTATAATTGATGAAGAAATTAGTCTTTCTGAAGTTGCAGATGCAGCTGTAGTAATTATATCAGTACCAGTTAATATTATAGCAAATATTACAAAACAAGTATTGGATATTGTATCTGATAAAACCTTGGTTTTTGATGTTGGTTCGGTAAAAAATAATATTTGTAAGGCGGTAGAAAACCATAAAAACCGTAAAAACTTTGTAGCAGCGCATCCGCTTGCAGGTACAGAATTTTCGGGGCCACAAGCAGCAATTTTAAATCTATTCGATCATAAAGTAAATATTATTTGTGAAGCTGATAAAACAGATTGGAAAATTTTAGACAAAGCAATAAGCTTATTTAAACTGTTAGATATGCGTATTAAAATGATGCAGCCAGTAGAACACGATAGGCATATTGCGTATGTTTCTCACTTGTCTCATATCAGTTCTTTTATGTTAGGGAAAACAGTATTGCAAATTGAAAAAAATGAACAGGCAATTTTTGATATGGCAAGTACAGGTTTTGCATCTACAGTGCGTTTAGCAAAAAGTAATGCTGATACTTGGGCTCCAATTTTTTTAGAAAATAAAGAAAATGTTATAAGATCTCTTGATGAGTATATTAAAAATTTGAGTGAATTTAAAACTCTAATTGAAAATGCAGATGATAATGGTTTAAGAGTAATTATGAAAGACACAAATTATATAAAATCAATTTTAAACGGAATTAAAGAAAACGACTAA